The DNA sequence TTTATGTTACTTCTGGTTCTGTTTCTGCTTGTGTTTGTGCTTCTGCTGGTGCTTGATTTTGGGAAAAAAAGGGAAAGGGGTATTTTGGTTCGAATGACGgttttaaaacaaattgaaactTTCGAGACCATTttatagcaaaaaaaaagtcgaagacgaaataaattttcgaccTCTACGTTAGGAACCAAAATCATAGTTAacctattattttatttatcacttTGAACACATCTTAACTATGATGTCTATACATCTATTCACTATTCAGCAGCAtggatataaataatatttcacATTTACATAATATCCACCACAGTTACCTCATCATATTTGGTGGCAAAACAAAAGTTGCTTTCTGTGGTGCACCCCACTAATAGGTTCAATCATGCACCCATTTGCATTAAGGGAGGTGCACCTAAGTGCAGATGCACCTAAGACAACACCCCCAAAGTAATAATACCGAAAGAAGCTAAGGTTAACCCAAACCCCAAAACCCAATTAACTCCAAACATGAGCTTTCCCATAatcctcctccttcttttcttCGTCTCCTTCAAGCCTCCTCAAAAACACGTTATTGTGTCATCAACCACACAAGACACATGCTTGGATGCTGTTTGCAATCTAAGGGAGCCAGTAATTCGATTCCCTTTCCAAATAGAAccaaactcatcatcatcatgtGGGTACCCAGGTTTCACAGTAACATGCAACAACCGTGGCCAAACACTCCTCAACCTACCTCATTCAGGAGGAGAATTCAGCATCAAAGGGATAGACTACGACACTCAACAAGTGTGGGTAAACGACCCTGACAATTGCCTTCCAAAACGCATACTCTCTCTCAACCTCTCTTCATCCCCATTCGAAGCCGTTTACAACCAAGAATTCACGTTCTTCAACTGTTCCATGAACTTGGAGTATCTCAAGCATAGGTACAATCCCATAGCTTGTCTCAGTGATCCAAAGCACGTGCTTTTTGCAACGTCTTCGTCAACCGTTGTTGTTTACTTGTCGTCGATTTGTAACGTGGTTAAGAGGGTGAAAGTGCCGGTTGGGGTGCCGTTTTACGAACATGTTGTGTCGTCTAACCTCAGCGATGATTTGAGGTTGTCGTGGGAATGGCCAGAGTGTGGGAGGTGTGAGTTACACGGTGGAAGATGTGGCTTTGAGAGCAACACCACTTCGCATGTTGTGTGTTTCAACGATTTCCCTTCAAAAGGTACCACACTGCCACACACACTCCATTAACTATTATATTTGTTGTTtggtttgagtttttttttttctttccaattttaaaattttataaaaaaattaaatcaacaacattgttacgtaaaaaaaaaaaagtatagatttTGCTAGGTAGATAATAacttttgtaaataatttttgtaaatactCCATTCCAAATTACCTCCTAAACCTAGTATTAGAATAACAATCTGTACACTTGGTGAATTAAACATCCAATTATGGTTAATTGTGtatgagtaaatcgaatcaaaagaaataactatccaattaaaaataataaacataatcatctgcatacctattAAATTTAACATCTGACAAATctattgttcatattatttagtattctcattgtttatctatattttttcaaaaaatatatactaaattaGACATTCGTATAGTGtatgtattaatatataaaatatatattaaaaataaattatataatatatatttacaaataaatacataataattaatttaatagttaattttttaatgttaatATAGTATTTTTGTGAAATCAAATAGGCCCTTAGAATCTAACTCATTTCATGCAAGCTTCAACTTTTTTATGCATTTATTGCCTATGCTTAATTACAATTTGATTTTCCTAGGTAAATTTTGAACTCCTTTCCTCTAGGAGATCTATAATTTAATTCGAGAAAATATTAGTATTTGTGTTTAAATAATTCATGGTTGGAAAAACTTGTGGTGGTGGGTGATTGGGTTAGTGGTCACGTCAAAGGGGTTAGAATAGGagtataatttcttttttctttgtaatATCCATGTtatga is a window from the Arachis hypogaea cultivar Tifrunner chromosome 17, arahy.Tifrunner.gnm2.J5K5, whole genome shotgun sequence genome containing:
- the LOC112764123 gene encoding putative RING-H2 finger protein ATL21B, with product MSFPIILLLLFFVSFKPPQKHVIVSSTTQDTCLDAVCNLREPVIRFPFQIEPNSSSSCGYPGFTVTCNNRGQTLLNLPHSGGEFSIKGIDYDTQQVWVNDPDNCLPKRILSLNLSSSPFEAVYNQEFTFFNCSMNLEYLKHRYNPIACLSDPKHVLFATSSSTVVVYLSSICNVVKRVKVPVGVPFYEHVVSSNLSDDLRLSWEWPECGRCELHGGRCGFESNTTSHVVCFNDFPSKGFSRCAQYAIVIGLGVPALLCFIGILSCLCSKLKILAHRWVWDRQTVPDFEPLISPQQTIILGLDGPTIESYPKMVVGESPNILPKPNDNTCPICLSEYKPKETVKRIPECLHCFHAQCIDEWLPLNASCPICRTSPNKLPAAA